TCACAAGGTTGTTATTGAAGTTCTGGCATGTCCATGGTactggagcagagggatgatTGTCAGGcagaatttatttctgcttttcattgcTAAAAGCACTACTCCCAGTCATAGCATTAAGCACACGGAATGGGAGGATTGgctgttttcctgcatttcacTGTTGGGAAGCCATTGCTCTCCTCTCCACCAGCTGAGCTGAGGGCTCCTGCCTGAGATGTTTGTTGTCCCCCCAGGAAGAAGCCCACGCACGTGACGGTGAACTGCTGGTTCTGCAACCAGGACACGGTGGTGCCCTACGGGAACCGCAACTGCTGGGACTGCCCCAACTGCGAGCAGTACAACGGCTTCCAGGAggtgcaggggctgggacaggggctgggacagggggtacaggggctgggacagggggtacagggggctggcagggcctggggagccTCAGTGGCATGGGGCAATGAATGGACAGCCAGTACAACGGCTTCCGGGAggtgcaggggctgggacagggggtacagggggctgggacagggggtacagggggctggcagggcctggggagccTCAGCAGCATGGGACAGTGAATGCACAGctggctgcctgtgcccagcacccgtgagctcagcacctcagctTGGAGAGAGAATCCTCTGCACTGGGTTGTGCTGACTAGAGAGATCGAGACAGATGTTCCTGTCTTGCTTTAAAGGGCAAAAGTGGCCTTGACATATCTCGTAAGAATACTTATTTTACTGTATGGAACAATTCTTCTCTGGTTTTGTGTTCTGTTAAATAGTAAAGCCTGTCTTGAGCTGAAATCCAGCACGACCAGCTGCCTGAAATAGGTGTGCAGGACAGTGGAGATGGGGGAAGATTTGAAgcattttgcctctttttttactaatttatttTGTTACATAGGTGCATGCTAATGATatgcagagctgctgacagaACTTAGGGAATCTTACTGTCAACCTAGCTGTGATTTTATGATTGAATGTTTgcttttccccctgttttttgTCAGAATGGAGACTACAACaagcccatccctgcccagtaCATGGAACACCTTAACCACGTTGTGTCAGGCAGTCCGACTTTCTGTGACCCTACCAAACCACAGCAGTGGGTGAGCAGCCAGATTCTGCTCTGCAAGAAATGCAACAACCATCAAACcatgaaaatcaaacagctgGCTTCATTCTCACCAAGGGAGGAGGTGAGTGTTCATTAGGGACTGCCACCATTGGAGAATGTTTGTCCAAGGCATTCCCATCCATGCATCTGTTTATTCCATGCTGCAGCCTGGTTAGCAGGAGAGAGAGCATGTTTTCAGTGTGCTGTGGAATGATGTTCCAACAGTCTTCAGAAGCACGCTGTGGCACTCCAGTGCAGAGAAGTTCAGTGATTAGTGTTGTAAATTTACCTAATTCTACTTCAAAGCTGGAATGTTCCCCTGTTCTAGATGAGCACTGGAAACTGAAGCTTGAGCCCAGGACATTTCTGAGATCATCTTACACCTCCAGTACTTCCCATGGCTGAGTTTATGGGACCTGAGAGGCACAACAGCCCAGCAGTTAACATGAAGCCttaataggttttgttttcccgaggccctggctgtgctgctctgcatttACAAGTGAACTGGGAGAGGAATCCTGTGCAGCCACAGTTTCCCTGGTTAGGCATCTGTGCTTAGGAGGGCAGAGGGATTTTGCAGCTACAGCAACAGGATTTCCTGCTAAACAACTTCTTGGCCTTCCCATTACTTAATATGCATGGAGGAGGGATAATGGGGTTTCTCCTTCACGGTTTTATGGCTCCCTAAAGATCTGTGCAGAGAATTTAGTGCTGCATTCCTTGGCATGGTCAAGCCTTGGGGTTAGACTGTGCTGTAGTGTGATGTGTCCTTCTCTGGCTTGCCTAATCCAGTCTGCTTTGTGTAATTATAATGAGTTTAATCAGAGTGATTCCTGGAGAACAGATTGAAATTTGATCACGCTTAATGAGAATATCTTTGGCTGGTGCCCTTTTCTCAGCTTTATTTCTAGTCCCTGCCTCTTGCCAGACCTATCCAGTTGCTCAAGTACTGCCAGCCTTTGGCCCCTTTTTAAGCATTCAGtgagctgcagtgcctgtgccagctgagAAACCTGGGATTGTTATCCAGTGTGCTTGGATAGGGGTGTcagtgacagcagggctggctgctccagggagggaTGAGCCTGGAGTGAAGGAGCCACAGGTATTTTGTGTCCCCTCATttgaggagaggaggagcaaTTCTAGTTACTTGTCTCACCTATGTAGTATTCAAAAGATCTCAACAAAGACAGCAAAATTGGGCACGGAAATTCAACATCCTGTTGGGCCACAGCAGCCTTCTCCAGGGCTCTTCTTTGCCATCCCTTCTGGGACATGGAGgctggctcagctctgtgtgagGCTGGCTCTATGCCTGGCCTGCAGCTTGGTTCAGGGAGCTGTTTCTGTGGCACTGGGGTCACGCTTTGCCCTTCTGTCAACAGCAATCATGACAGCTGGTGAGGCACCTGCACTTCTCACCCGTTTTCCCCTGCTGTTCTCTGCCCAGGGCAAGTACGATGAGGAGATTGAGGTGTACAAGCACCACCTGGAGCAGACCTACAAGCTGTGCCGCCCGTGCCAGGCTGCAGTGGAGTATTACATCAAGCACCAGAACCGGCAGCTGCGGGCGCTGCTGCTCAGCCACCACTTCAGGCGCCGGGAGAGCGACAAGAGCTACAGCCAGGTacgtggggacagggacaggacagggacagctctgccactgcacctgcagctgggaaaggggggagcagcctggcctctccagccctgggagcttgCTGTGTGCCTGCAGTTTAGGAGAGCACAGGAGAGTTGCCATAGATGCTTCTAATGCTAGTTTGAGGTTTTCCTCATTCAGCACAGTTGCCAGAAGGTAAGACTAATGTAATAATAGAgtggaaggaaaataatgggaCAGGCAGAGAAGGGGAGGTAGGGAAACCAATTTGTGAGTGCAGTGCAGGAAATTACAGagtacaagggaaaaaaaaaaaaagaacaatggGAATTGAATTATGACCTTCTCCTTGTTTCATTGCCCTGCCTGACCTTGGCTTCTGTTCATGTCTCTGCCATTGCTCCTTGCTAGTCTACAATAATCCCACGTGGTGTCAGCCCAGTACAGAGACTTAGAAGGAGTTGAGCAGAGCAGTCCAGCAAACCATACAGTCTGGAAGTGTTTCATACAGCACCATTTCAAAACCTTGCTGCAGTTCATTCAGCTCCTGACAAGgcatttctcctttcctctgcagagcctgtgtTCATCCTCATCCACTTCCATCCCCACGCCAGCTCAGGTGATCCTCCTGCGGTTCCTGGCCTTCCTCAGCTGTGCGTTCCTGGTTCTGATGGCCTTGTACGGGTCAGGGGACCCCTtctccctgagcacagctgtccctgctcctggccccGCTGGCCCCGTGTGGAACAGGACTGGCGCCAGCCCCCGTGCCGgcggtgacagtgacagtgacagtgacgGTGGCGGCTCGGGGCGCGGCTGGCGGGAGCTGCTCCGCCTGCTCCCGGAGCGCCTGCTGGAGAACCTGAGCGTGGCCTGGGCCTACGGCAAGAATCACCAgatggcagtggctgtgctggggctcttcACCTGCCTGCTGGCCATGTTCCTGGCTGGGCGCATCAGGTGCGTGTGCTGGGCTCCTGTCTCGCTCAGACTGCTGTGGTGGGAGCTCCCTAGTGCTGGGCTGCCTCGGTGATCTGGGGTGAACACTTGCAGAATGGCACATGTAGTACTGCATGCACTGATTCATTCCATTTAAGCTTAATTACTGTGAATGAAAAGCTGGAGCTGATCTGCTCAGACACTcgcccagcccaggcagggctgcacaggaTGTGCTGTGTCAGAGGCAGTACGGGGTGACCAGGGTGTTCAGCAGTGTTTAAATCCTGTCTGGTTTCTCGTCCCGTGGCAGGCTCCGGCGGATCGACGCCTTTGCCTCGCTGCTGTGGTTCCTGGTGATGAGCCTGCACCTGGCCGAGCGCTACCTGAAGGCAGACACGCCCAGCTGGCTGGACACGGCCAAGTTTGGCACCAcgtccctgtgctgcctggtgGGCTTCACCGCAGCCGTGGCCACGCGGAAGGCGACGGGCCAGCGGAGACCCCGGCCCCGAAGGTCAGAGCCAGAGCAGTGACGCTGGGGGAAGCAGGAAAAACCCTTGTGAACTCTTTGCGACTGGtgcttctctc
This portion of the Zonotrichia leucophrys gambelii isolate GWCS_2022_RI chromosome 21, RI_Zleu_2.0, whole genome shotgun sequence genome encodes:
- the TMEM201 gene encoding transmembrane protein 201 yields the protein MDGAGLGVTACAAAAGLLLYRIARRKKPTHVTVNCWFCNQDTVVPYGNRNCWDCPNCEQYNGFQENGDYNKPIPAQYMEHLNHVVSGSPTFCDPTKPQQWVSSQILLCKKCNNHQTMKIKQLASFSPREEGKYDEEIEVYKHHLEQTYKLCRPCQAAVEYYIKHQNRQLRALLLSHHFRRRESDKSYSQSLCSSSSTSIPTPAQVILLRFLAFLSCAFLVLMALYGSGDPFSLSTAVPAPGPAGPVWNRTGASPRAGGDSDSDSDGGGSGRGWRELLRLLPERLLENLSVAWAYGKNHQMAVAVLGLFTCLLAMFLAGRIRLRRIDAFASLLWFLVMSLHLAERYLKADTPSWLDTAKFGTTSLCCLVGFTAAVATRKATGQRRPRPRRYLSGDSITVFPSSPGPAFPSPATSLFVPTPPSILHLTNQQLFRAPRRTGSSSLPGRLNRALSLGTIPSLARADSGYLFSGSRPASQSSYCKESPTSDPLSLLGSRAPSRLPSPAPSVAGSVTSSSGSLRLRRPLISPARLNLQGQKLLLFPSGPEEPPQPDSNAFSPELPGCPPRSLGERGVPDMRSAVEGGSICSENSIKKEDHSSHSSTCVVDTTTKGEDLAGWRGRFGTSALRGLLAVSLTLNAVFTSAYVYRSLR